The Sulfurihydrogenibium subterraneum DSM 15120 genomic interval ATTATTTTAACTTTGATATAAAGAGAGTACAGACAGACAATGGGAGCGAGTTTTTAGGGGAGTTTGACAAATATTTAAATGAGATAGGGATAGAGCATTACTTTAGCTATCCAAGAAGTCCAAAGACAAATGGAGCTGTAGAAAGATTAATAAGGACAATAGAAGAGGAATTATGGTTTATAGAGAAAATGGAATATACGATAGATGAGATAAATAGAAGATTAAGTAGTTATGTGGAAAAATACAATTTTATAAGACCGCACTACTCTTTAGGATATAAAACTCCTGCAGACATAGTTAATAAAAAGTGATAAAATTTTTTAGGTGTGGGTGTTCATGATGTATAGAACTTATACAGTCCCTTGTAATCGTAAATGACAGGCTCTATAATCTCTAAATCTTTCAGAAGAGCCTCGGTTTCCGCTCTGCCGTGAGTTTCCACATAACCCACCACTATGTCAATGCCTTTCTCAAGCAGAAGGTGTGCATCGTAGAGCATTGAATAGGTTTTGCCCACTCCCGGTGCGTATCTAAAGTAAACGGTAAGGTATCCCTTACCCACATCAAATTCCACATTTTCAACGGACTCTACCAGCTCAAGGAGCTCTTCGGGACTTGGTCTTTCTTCAAGGTCTTCCATGAGTGCTAATCTCCATGAGTTTTAAAAGTTCCATGTTTAGCTTCAGTATGTTTACCCTTTCCTGTCCCATTAAGCCAAGGGTCCTACCCTCGGTGTGCTTCTCTATAAGCTTTTTCAGCTCTTCTTCTGGCAGTCCCGTCTCTTTTGAAACCCTCTTTATCTGAAAGTATACAGCGGAAGGTGGGAGGTGTGGGTTAAAACCGCTTCCTGAGGCAAAAACCAGGTAAGAAGACACGGGCTTTCCTTTGAAAAGCTTTACTCTTTGGCTTACCTGTTTGTAAAGTTTAGGGCTGGTAGGTGCCAAGTTGGAACCCCCACTGCTGAGGGGGTTATAGTCCACTGCGGATGGTCTACTCCAGAAGAGTCCTCTGCTGACAAAGGGCTGGGCTATAAGCTCAGAACCTGCGGGTTTGCCATCTTTATAAATTATGCTTCCCTTTGCCTTTTCCTTAAAAAGGAGATGGGCAAGACCAGTAATCACGAGAGGGTATATCAACCCAGTTATGACGAATAAGAAGATATAAATTCTAAAGGTTTTCCACATGGCTTACCTCACAAAGAGTTCTATAAGATGATATATGAGCTTTATAAACACGAAGGGAGCTATTATCCCACCAAGACCGTAGACCAGAAGGTTGTAGAGAAACAACCTGCTGGGAGGTATGGACTTGTAAAAGGCTCCTTTCAGTGCCAGAGGGGTTAAAGCTGGAATCACCAGAGCGTTGAAAATGACCGCAGACAGGATGGCTATGTATGGATTTTCAAGGTGCAGAATGTTTAATTTATTAAGGTCTGGATAGATGGGTGCAACTGATTCAGGAACTATTACAAAGTACTTGGCTATATCGTTATCTATGGAAAAGGTGGTGAGGGTACCTCTGGTGATAAGCATGTTTTTGCCTACTTCCACGATGTCAAGTAGTTTGGATGGGTCTGAGTCTAAGTCTATTATGTTGGCAGCTTCTCTTGCATCCTGAGTTCCTGCGTTCATGGCAACTGACACATCTGCCTGTGCAAGGGCTGGCGCATCGTTGGTCCCGTCCCCCGTCATGGCAACTACATAACCCTGAGCCTGGAGCTCTTTCACGAGTTTTAGCTTGTCCTCCGGCTTTGCCTCAGCCACAAAATCATCCACTCCTGCTTCCTTGGCTATGGCAGCGGCAGTAAGGGGATTGTCTCCCGTAATCATTATTGACTTTATGCCCATGCTTCTGAGTCTGGCAAGCCTTGCCTTTATGCCTTGTTTGAGAACATCTTTTAGAGCCACCACTCCAATTACTTCTTTGTCCTTTACCACCACCAGTGGGGTTCCTCCCGACATGGCTATCTTTGCCACCACAACTTCCACCTCGTGAGGCACCTCTCCTCCAATTTTTTGGATGTAGTCTTTTACCGCGCTAAAGGCTCCCTTACGGTAGCTGTGTCCGTCTACCTCCACACCGCTCATCTTGGTTTCTGATGAGAAGGGGATGACCTTAACATTTCTGGGAAGAGCGTCCGAGCGCACTCCGAGGGTTTTTTTGGCAAGTTCCATTATACTCTTACCTTCTGGAGTCTCGTCCGCTATGGAAGCTATCATAGCTGTCCAGATACAATCCTCAAAGCTGTGATTACCAACGGGTATAAACTCTGAAGCCATACGGTTGCCTAGTGTTATAGTTCCCGTCTTATCCAGAAGCAGAACGTTGGCATCTCCTGCTGCCTCTATGGCTCTTCCGGAGAGAGCTATCACATTTCTTCTAAACAGCCTATCCATACCCGCAATACCTATGGCTGGCAGGAGTGCCGCTATGGTGGTGGGTGCAAGACTCACAAAAATGGAAGCCAGCACAGCAAGAGACATAGGCTCTCCCCTATTGCTGACAGCAACAAGATACTCTGAAATAGCCCGAGCGTTGAAGGCCACCAGGAGAAATACAACGGTCAGAGATACCAAAAGTACCTCAAGAGCAATCTCATTAAGGGTTTTTCTGCGTTTCGCCCCCTCTATCATGCTTATCATCTTGTCCAGGAAGGTCTCTCCAGGGTTTGCGGTGATACGCACCACTATGTTTCCGGCCACCACCTTGGTGCCTCCCAAAACTGCGCTCCTGTCAGAGCTTGCCTCTCTTAAAACCGGTGTAGACTCTCCTGTAACTGCAGCCTCGTTTACAAGGGCAGCACCCACCACTATCTCACCTTTGCCAGGGATTAGCTCTCCCTCCTGCACCAGCACAAAATCTCCCTTTTTCAGCTCTGTAGAGGGTACTTCTACAAAGGGAGCGTTTGGGTCTGGACTCTCCAGCTTTTTTGCCATGATGGTAGTTTTATAGCTTTTTAGAGATTCAGCCCTTGCCTTTCCTCTGATTTCCGAAAGACTTTCCGCAAAGTTAGAAAATATCACCGTAAGCCACAGCCAGAAAACGGTCCATCCGCTAAACCACGCAAGACCTCTTTTAACTTTGGAAAGCTCCAGGAAGAACTCAATAGTTATTATCAGGCTTGCCACCTCAACGAGAAAGATTACAGGGTTGCGCCAGAGCTCTAAGGGATTTAGTTTCCTAAAGGAATCTATCAATGCTTCAAATAGAATATCCCTGCTAAATACAGATACATCCCGTTTTTTCATGGCTACCTACCCCCCCGTAAAGCAGAAAGTGCTCCAGCACAGGACCCATAGAGAGGGCTGGGAAGAATCCCAGCACATTGAGTAAGAGCACGGTAAAGACTAGCCACACCGCAAAGGTAAGGCTGTCTTCTCTTAGGCTTCCGGGAGCCACTCGAACCAACCTCTTCTGGGCAAAACTCCATGCCAGCATAAGCACCGCAAATATCACCACAAACCTGCCTGCAAACATGGCAAGAGCAATAGTTAGATTGTAAAATACGGTGTTGGCATTTAATCCTGCAAAGGCACTACCGTTGTTGTTGGCGGTGGAGGTATAAGCATACAGCACCTCGGAAACGCCGTGAGGACCGGGGTTAAGGATAGAACTTGTTCCAATTTTAGTTAAAAGAGCTATGGAGGTCAAAACCAGAACTAGGAGAGTAGGGGTAAGAGCAGTCACTACACTTGCCCACATGTCCTTCGGGTAAAGCTTTTTCTGGAGAAATTCAGGCACCCTTCCCACCATAAGCCCTGCTATAAAGGAGGCTATTATCATGTAGGCAAGCATGCCATAAAGACCAGCTCCAACTCCTCCAAAGACCACACCCGCACCCATAAGCATGAGGAGAACCATATCCGCTAAAGGAAGGTAAGAGTCAAACATACCGTTTACCGCACCCGTCTCTGCAGAGTCTGTGACCGCTCCAAAGAGAGCAGAGCCTCCGAGTCCGAACCTCGTTTCCTGACCTTCACATATGGACCGCTTATGCCAAGCTTTTCATAGCTGGGTGGAAGCTGGCTCATAGCCCAATACTCTGTAAGGTACGCACTTGTAAAGAAAAAGAGCATGACGCCAAATATCACCCAGCCGAGCCTTTGCCTACCTGTTAGCTTTCCGAAGGTGTAGGTAAGTGCGGTGGAAATCAAAGGCATAAGAAGACACTCAAAGAAGTTGGAAAGGGATGTAGGATTTTCAAAGGGATGAGCAGAGTTAGCCTTGAAAAATCCACCCCCGTTGGTTCCAAGGAGCTTTATAACTTCCTGAGAAGCTATCGGTCCCATAGGTATGTCCTGCTGCTTACCTTTAAGAGCAGGGTCTAAAAGCTCCACCTTCAAATAAGAATTAAGGTTCTGAATAACCCCTGATTTACCAGAAAGAGCGCGCCGGCTATAGATATGGGTAAAAGCACATAAAGGGTAGCTCTGACCATGTCCACCCAGAAGTTGCCTATGTATGGCGTCTCTGTCCTCTTTAACCCTCTTATGAGAGCCACAGCTACCACTATGCCAGTAGAGGCAGAAAGGAAGTTCTGGACTGTAAGACCCAGCATCTGAGATGCATAGCTGGCTGCACTCTCTCCCGAGTAAGCCTGCCAGTTGGTATTAGTAGTAAAGCTAACCGCTGTGTTCAGTGCTAAATCCAAAGGAAAGCCATTAAACTCCTGTGGGTTGAGAGGTAGTAGGTTTTGAAAGAAAAGCACCAAAAACATATCTACTAAACCTAATACATTAAAACTAAAAAGATGTAGAAAGTACCCCTTCCAGTCCATCTCTTCCAATGGAACTAAACGGAGCATCCTGTAAATAAATCTTTCTCACGGAAGAGGTTCTGCACTAAATACCTCTGCCATGTATCTTCCTATCAATGGTGTGGTAATCAGGAGAATTATGACAAACATAAGAAACTGCAGAAGATCTTTTATGCAGAATGCGTCACACACAACTTTGCCTCCTTCGTAGTATCTAAAATTAATTTATGTTATATAAATGACTATATTTTATCAAATATTTAATAAATTGATTAATAGTTAAATCTGATTTTATATATAAAAATTCAGAATGTGTTATGATTAAACGAAGGTCAGTTAATAGCTCATAAAAAAATAAATTTTCCCCTAATCTCTCACTCAACGTATAGTATAATAATTTAAATAACATTTAAAATGGAGTTTTTATGAATATTTTAATAACTGGAGGAGCTGGATACATAGGAAGTCATGTTGTTAAACAGTTATTAGAAGAAACAGATTATAAAATCACTATTATAGATAACTTATCCACTGGTTCAATAAAAACAATCAAAACTTTAAGAGATATAGCAAAATTAAGCAATAAAGATAATAATTTAGATTTTATAGAAGCTGATTTAAGTAATTTTTCTCTGATAGAAGGAATAATCAAAGCAAAAAAGTTTGATGCTGTTATACATTTTGCAGCAAGTATAATTGTTCCAGAAAGTGTAAAAAATCCCATAAAGTATTATATGAATAACACAGTAAACACAACAAATTTAATTAAGCTATGTATAGAAAATAATGTTAACAAATTTATTTTTTCTTCTACAGCTGCTGTTTATGGTCAGCCAGATGAAATACCAGTCAAAGAAACAACCCCAACAAAACCTATAAATCCTTATGGTATGAGTAAGCTTATGAGTGAAACTGTATTAAAAGACTGTGGTTTAGCCTATCCAGAATTTAAATATGTGATTCTTAGATACTTTAACGTAGCTGGTGCTGACATAAAAATTAGAATAGGTCAAAGATTTCCAAATGCAACTCATCTAATAAAAGTTGCAGCTGAAACAGCTGTTGGAAAAAGAGAAAAAATGTACATTTTTGGAACAGATTATCCAACCAAAGATGGAACTTGTATAAGAGATTACATACATGTAGATGACTTAGCAGAAGCTCACATTAAAGCTTTAGAGTATTTAAACGATAATAATAGTGATGTATTTAACTGTGGTTATGGCTATGGATACTCTGTTTTAGAGGTTATAAATACTATGAAAGAAGTTTCAGGTGTAGACTTTAAAGTGGAAATTACAGGTAGAAGAGAAGGAGACCCAGCTATTTTAATAGCTGATAATTCTAAAATAAAAGAAAAAATGAAATGGCAACCTAAATATAATGATTTGAAACTTATTTGTAAAACAGCTTTAGAGTGGGAAAAAAAGTTGTTAAAGGAGGAGGTTTAAGATGAAAAAGTTTTTTGCTCTTTTGCTATTTAGTATACTTTTGATAGGATGCTCCAGTGTAGTTAATACAGAGAAAGCTAACTTAGATTTAAAGAACAAAACTATAGTTATACTTCCGTTTGAAAACTATACAGAAACACCTTTAGCTGGATTAAGAATAACTTCTATTGCTTATGGTGTTTTAAACTCTAAGGGATACAATGCGAAAAATTTTGTTATTAATAATGAAAAAGATTATAAAGAAGAAGAAATAAAAGAAATTATCAGTAAACTTAAAGAAGAAAACTATGACTATGCGATAACTGGAACTGTTAACGAGTTTAGATATAAAACAGGGATAGATGGTGAGCCTGCTGTGAGTATAACTTTAAAAATATACGATATTAAAAATGATAGAGTTATTTATACGGCTGTTGGCTCAAAAACAGGATGGGCTCATGAATCTCTTACTACTGTGGCACAAAAAATATTGAATGGAATTGTTCCATAAATGTTTTTAACTAAAATTTTCAGCGGCTTAAGTATAAAGATACTTTTAGCTGAAATAATACTATTTTTTATGGTTTTAGTTGGAATTGGAATATATACAAATCCAAGTGATCCCTTATTCATAAATGCTCAGTATGGTTATTTATTTTACTTATTGCCTCTACTTGTCTTGACACTTTACTACGGTTTAACTGCTGGAGTAATTGTACTAATATTAATTTTTTTAGTTATGATGTTTTATTATAAGGAACTTTATTTATCTTATTTTCTATGGATGTTTTTATTTACGTTAGTTTCGTCAGAATTTAACTATTATTGGTCTCAAAATCTAAAAAAATCTGAAGAAAAATTTAAATATACAGATGATAAACTCAGAGACTTAGCTAGGGAATTGATGCTTTTAAAAATATCTCATGATCAGCTTGAAAAACAGTACATTGTTAAACCTGTAAGTATAAGAAGTGTAATATTAAATATTAGAGAAAAGATGTTAGTCTCAAAAGACGAAAAAGAACCTTTAGAATTTTTATTAAAATTTGTATCTACTACGCAAAATGTATATGATGCTGCTATTGTTACTTATTCTATTGAAAAAAATAGTTTTGAAAGTATTACTTCAATAAATGAAAATTTTAAAATAAATTTTGATGATGTTTTAATAAAAAAATCAATAGAAGATGATGCTATAACATATATTTCACAGGTAGAAGAATATTCAGAATATTTAGCCGTTATTCCTGTAAAAAAAGAAGATCTATACTATCTATTTGTTATAAAGGATATGAACTTTTTATTCTTAAACCTAGATACTCTTTTGATGATAAATCTATTTATGTTCTATATATTAAAAGAAAATGAGGTACTTAAAAATATAAAAGAAATTATCCTGTCCTACAAAGAATTTGATATAGATTTTATAAAAGAAGTCTATAGAATGTATCAAATTTATAAAAGCTTTAATATAGAGTCTACATTAGTGATTTTTTATGTTAAAACTGATGATCAAAATTTTCCATTATTTTTAAAAACAAAACTTAGAGGTCTTGATATTATGGATAGTTTGAAGGTAGATAAAGGATTCTTTATTTTACCTATTTTATTACCATTTACACCATTTAGTGGTGCTCAAAGTTTTGTAAGAAGAATAACTCAACTAATAAGGGATTTTTATTCTGAAAAATTTTTAGAAGAAAATGTTAAGTATACAATAGAACTTATAGATAAAGATATTAAAGCTATAATAGATAAAATCTACACAAATTATTTTGATATAGCAAAAGATGATAAAGGTTTAAAAAAATGAAGAATATTCTCTATTCTGTTATAAGTGAAATATTTGGTATTCTTTTTCTTTTTAGTGAAAATATTTACATTAGTGTAGGAATCTATATCATATTTCATAGTATTGCTATTTTTCTTCTTTCTAGTACTTTATTATTTTTAATACCGAAAAAATATAGAAATAAAAAGAAGGAAAGTTTTACTTTTTTATTTTTCTTTGGATTTTTTACATTTATAGCAGGATTTATTTTTCTTTTTGTTTTGTCTTTATATCTTTTAAGAACGCAAAAGAATATTGAATATAAACCTGTTGAAGCTTTTTCTTTAGATGAAATCTATAATGAAGATATAGATTTTTATGGAAGGAGGTTTGGAGAAGGTGGGTTAGTTAGCTTAATAAAAGACAAAAATGTTCCTAAATATTTAAAGGAAAAAGCTTTTTTGGCTTTGGCCGATTTAAAATCTCCTTTTGTTTTTAATTTAATAAAGGAAAATTTAAGTAATCCTATTGATGAAATTAGATTACTTGCCTTTAGTTTGATTTCAAAAATGGAAAAAGAAATGACCGAAAAAGTGCATGATTTGGAAAATAAATTAAAAAAAGATGATATTACTGATGATGAAAAAGCAGAAATATATAAAGCTCTAGCTCAACTTTACTGGGATTTTGTTTTGTATAACATTGTTGATGAAGAGTTTAAAAGCTTTATGA includes:
- the kdpC gene encoding potassium-transporting ATPase subunit KdpC, with product MWKTFRIYIFLFVITGLIYPLVITGLAHLLFKEKAKGSIIYKDGKPAGSELIAQPFVSRGLFWSRPSAVDYNPLSSGGSNLAPTSPKLYKQVSQRVKLFKGKPVSSYLVFASGSGFNPHLPPSAVYFQIKRVSKETGLPEEELKKLIEKHTEGRTLGLMGQERVNILKLNMELLKLMEISTHGRP
- the kdpB gene encoding potassium-transporting ATPase subunit KdpB, encoding MKKRDVSVFSRDILFEALIDSFRKLNPLELWRNPVIFLVEVASLIITIEFFLELSKVKRGLAWFSGWTVFWLWLTVIFSNFAESLSEIRGKARAESLKSYKTTIMAKKLESPDPNAPFVEVPSTELKKGDFVLVQEGELIPGKGEIVVGAALVNEAAVTGESTPVLREASSDRSAVLGGTKVVAGNIVVRITANPGETFLDKMISMIEGAKRRKTLNEIALEVLLVSLTVVFLLVAFNARAISEYLVAVSNRGEPMSLAVLASIFVSLAPTTIAALLPAIGIAGMDRLFRRNVIALSGRAIEAAGDANVLLLDKTGTITLGNRMASEFIPVGNHSFEDCIWTAMIASIADETPEGKSIMELAKKTLGVRSDALPRNVKVIPFSSETKMSGVEVDGHSYRKGAFSAVKDYIQKIGGEVPHEVEVVVAKIAMSGGTPLVVVKDKEVIGVVALKDVLKQGIKARLARLRSMGIKSIMITGDNPLTAAAIAKEAGVDDFVAEAKPEDKLKLVKELQAQGYVVAMTGDGTNDAPALAQADVSVAMNAGTQDAREAANIIDLDSDPSKLLDIVEVGKNMLITRGTLTTFSIDNDIAKYFVIVPESVAPIYPDLNKLNILHLENPYIAILSAVIFNALVIPALTPLALKGAFYKSIPPSRLFLYNLLVYGLGGIIAPFVFIKLIYHLIELFVR
- the galE gene encoding UDP-glucose 4-epimerase GalE, producing the protein MNILITGGAGYIGSHVVKQLLEETDYKITIIDNLSTGSIKTIKTLRDIAKLSNKDNNLDFIEADLSNFSLIEGIIKAKKFDAVIHFAASIIVPESVKNPIKYYMNNTVNTTNLIKLCIENNVNKFIFSSTAAVYGQPDEIPVKETTPTKPINPYGMSKLMSETVLKDCGLAYPEFKYVILRYFNVAGADIKIRIGQRFPNATHLIKVAAETAVGKREKMYIFGTDYPTKDGTCIRDYIHVDDLAEAHIKALEYLNDNNSDVFNCGYGYGYSVLEVINTMKEVSGVDFKVEITGRREGDPAILIADNSKIKEKMKWQPKYNDLKLICKTALEWEKKLLKEEV
- a CDS encoding tetratricopeptide repeat protein, with protein sequence MKNILYSVISEIFGILFLFSENIYISVGIYIIFHSIAIFLLSSTLLFLIPKKYRNKKKESFTFLFFFGFFTFIAGFIFLFVLSLYLLRTQKNIEYKPVEAFSLDEIYNEDIDFYGRRFGEGGLVSLIKDKNVPKYLKEKAFLALADLKSPFVFNLIKENLSNPIDEIRLLAFSLISKMEKEMTEKVHDLENKLKKDDITDDEKAEIYKALAQLYWDFVLYNIVDEEFKSFMIEESKSYALKSLEIKKDPYVYFLLGRIYLKLKDVEKAIKFLEEAVKDKNIKSKVIPYLAECYFYMRDYKSVKSILKELDLILDVRVKFVKDFWVGDVGYN